One window of the Benincasa hispida cultivar B227 chromosome 3, ASM972705v1, whole genome shotgun sequence genome contains the following:
- the LOC120073413 gene encoding uncharacterized protein LOC120073413, with translation MANPRRNSISFSSSSNPQSLESPFHSQSQGRSLSLSLALSFSHLKNFLKKPHAFPFLLSVFLLLTWISLRIQHSSSRFSSPNSSRFQQIPDSWSKDDDLKANLVRFKSGFPSPIAKDNRGWLLDPISLALGSGIPGGAVTCASIHIGEIQPGAMRGNHRHHTCNETFVLWGARTKFRLENSKVGDKGYAEVIIGADEVAVAASPRGTAHALINMDPVRTTLFLGCQDGSINYNSSTSDFKVWKDL, from the exons ATGGCGAACCCTAGGAGGAACTCCATTTCATTCTCATCTTCGAGCAATCCTCAAAGCTTGGAGAGTCCATTTCACAGTCAATCCCAAGGCCGAAGCCTTTCTCTCTCGTTAGCCTTGTCATTCTCGCATCTGAAGAACTTTCTCAAGAAGCCTCACGCCTTCCCTTTCCTTCTCTCTGTTTTCCTCTTACTCACATGGATTTCTCTCAGAATCCAACACTCTTCTTCTCGCTTCTCTTCTCCCAATTCCTCTCGATTTCAGCAGATTCCCGATTCGTGGAGCAAGGATGACGATCTCAAGGCCAACCTCGTCCGCTTCAAGTCTGGATTCCCTTCCCCAATTGCCAAGGACAACAGGGGCTGGCTACTCGACCCTATTTCTCTCGCGCTTGGTTCCGGCATTCCTG GTGGAGCAGTGACCTGTGCTTCTATTCATATTGGAGAAATTCAACCTGGTGCTATGAGGGGAAACCACAGACATCATACATGTAACGAGACATTTGTCCTGTGGGGGGCTAGAACAAAATTCAGG TTGGAGAACAGCAAGGTTGGTGATAAAGGATATGCTGAAGTGATCATTGGTGCGGATGAGGTTGCTGTTGCAGCAAGTCCAAGAGGAACAGCCCACGCATTGATAAACATGGATCCTGTACGGACTACATTGTTTCTGGGGTGTCAAGATGGTAGTATAAACTATAACAGTTCAACTTCAGATTTTAAAGTTTGGAAAGATCTTTAG
- the LOC120073412 gene encoding metacaspase-9 → METKKRMAVLVGCNYPNTKYELHGCINDVMAMREKLMSRFGFKESNIQVLTDEPGSLLMPTGANIKRALGRMVGKAESGDVLFFHYSGHGTRVPSMKHGNFLRQDEAIVPCDFNLITDIDFRHLVNRLPKGASFTMISDSCHSGGLIDKEKEQIGPSTIINGEKLSLPSIPNAAKAKTIPFQSILQHLSSHTNINTTDIGTHLLEAFGADASLKFQLHPRELDTVDLLKPDAGILLSGCQANESSADMNPDNAGGKAYGAFSNAIENVLEKNPGVLSNKQVVVMARERLKQQGLRQQHPCLYCSDENAEAMFLCQRP, encoded by the exons atGGAGACAAAGAAGAGGATGGCAGTTCTGGTAGGGTGCAATTATCCTAATACCAAGTATGAGTTGCATGGCTGCATAAATGATGTGATGGCCATGCGAGAGAAGCTGATGAGCAGGTTCGGTTTTAAAGAGAGCAATATTCAGGTGCTGACTGACGAGCCAGGCTCGTTGCTGATGCCAACTGGTGCCAACATCAAACGTGCGCTGGGGCGAATGGTTGGTAAGGCAGAATCGGGAGACGTGCTGTTCTTTCACTACAGTGGACATGGAACCAGAGTTCCATCCATGAAACATGGAAACTTCCTTCGGCAGGATGAGGCCATTGTACCTTGTGACTTCAATCTCATTACAG ATATCGATTTTCGTCATCTTGTAAACCGCCTGCCTAAGGGAGCAAGCTTCACCATGATTTCAGACTCGTGCCATAGCGGAGGTCTGATCGACAAAGAGAAGGAGCAGATTGGACCTTCTACCATCATCAACGGTGAAAAGCTCTCACTCCCATCTATACCAAACGCTGCAAAGGCAAAAACCATCCCCTTCCAATCAATTCTACAGCACCTTTCATCACATACCAACATCAACACAACAGACATTGGCACCCACCTGCTCGAAGCCTTTGGAGCAGATGCCAGTCTCAAGTTTCAGCTGCACCCGCGTGAACTCGACACGGTTGACTTGCTGAAGCCCGATGCAGGGATTCTGTTGAGTGGGTGCCAGGCAAATGAGAGTTCAGCAGACATGAACCCGGATAATGCAGGTGGGAAAGCATATGGTGCATTCAGCAATGCGATCGAGAACGTGCTCGAGAAGAACCCCGGTGTACTTTCAAACAAGCAGGTGGTGGTGATGGCGAGAGAGAGGCTGAAGCAGCAAGGCTTGAGGCAGCAGCACCCCTGTCTGTATTGTAGCGATGAGAATGCTGAGGCAATGTTCTTATGCCAGCGCCCATGA
- the LOC120072954 gene encoding uncharacterized protein LOC120072954 isoform X2 codes for MKRQNSQLSSTSRRDPPPESLRAKSIGCMSGIIHLLSKYQNRHKKSLTFGKSKQEKDIIVFSSSSPNSDQTLVSAACVSPATPPPQRQRRSRNENNREGKGAEVVDFSRRRISCDLPTRSPTLSAEIRRSSSVNSPTMIGKSPALVARLMGLEPVPAEETSSEKRRKLLGALEKCDNDLKALKEIIMAFRSPESHPPSATIAGNCLNRDEEVRTISGRKFRDCNCGVDEKQQQQQPPQPCSRLHLNRINRTTKGRENGGQEIEEEPKKKNPGAIEEDRISISSLNPCITKLQERIIRLQQISSIQLETKASSRIMENMNLKKTKKKQENDDGQPLTWRSKTMGESLEEISKEISWGLKHEMVKIACRRRLRF; via the exons ATGAAGAGACAGAACAGTCAGTTATCGTCAACTTCCCGCCGGGATCCTCCACCGGAAAGTCTTCGAGCTAAGAGCATCGGTTGCATGTCCGGCATTATTCATCTTCTCTCCAAGTACCAGAACCGTCACAAGAAATCCCTCACATTCG GAAAGAGTAAGCAGGAGAAGGATATTattgtgttttcttcttcttcacctaATTCCGATCAAACCTTAGTCTCGGCTGCCTGTGTATCTCCGGCTACTCCGCCGCCACAGAGACAACGAAGGTCACGAAATGAAAATAATAGAGAAGGAAAAGGAGCGGAGGTTGTTGATTTCAGCCGGAGAAGAATCTCCTGTGATTTACCGACGAGGAGTCCGACGCTTTCGGCAGAGATACGGCGATCGAGTTCCGTAAACTCGCCGACGATGATCGGAAAATCTCCAGCGCTGGTAGCGCGATTGATGGGACTGGAACCGGTGCCGGCGGAAGAAACGTCAAGCGAGAAGAGGAGGAAGCTTTTGGGAGCGTTGGAGAAATGCGATAATGACTTGAAAGCTCTAAAGGAGATTATCATGGCTTTTCGGTCACCGGAGAGTCATCCACCGTCGGCAACGATTGCCGGAAACTGCCTGAATCGAGACGAAGAAGTACGGACGATTTCAGGGCGGAAGTTTAGAGACTGTAACTGTGGCGTTGACGAgaagcagcagcagcagcagccaCCGCAGCCTTGCAGTCGATTGCATCTGAACAGAATCAACCGTACAACCAAAGGGCGTGAAAATG gTGGACAAGAAATAGAGGAAGAGCCAAAGAAGAAGAATCCAGGAGCAATTGAGGAGGACAGAATCTCCATATCTTCCTTAAACCCATGCATTACCAAATTACAGGAACGGATCATAAGGTTGCAGCAGATCAGTAGCATTCAATTAGAAACAAAGGCATCATCAAGAATAATGGAGAatatgaacttgaagaagacgaagaagaagCAGGAAAACGATGATGGTCAGCCATTAACATGGAGAAGCAAGACCATGGGAGAGAGCTTGGAAGAAATCTCAAAGGAAATCTCGTGGGGACTCAAACATGAAATGGTAAAAATAG CATGTAGGAGAAGACTGCGTTTCTAG
- the LOC120072954 gene encoding uncharacterized protein LOC120072954 isoform X1: MKRQNSQLSSTSRRDPPPESLRAKSIGCMSGIIHLLSKYQNRHKKSLTFGKSKQEKDIIVFSSSSPNSDQTLVSAACVSPATPPPQRQRRSRNENNREGKGAEVVDFSRRRISCDLPTRSPTLSAEIRRSSSVNSPTMIGKSPALVARLMGLEPVPAEETSSEKRRKLLGALEKCDNDLKALKEIIMAFRSPESHPPSATIAGNCLNRDEEVRTISGRKFRDCNCGVDEKQQQQQPPQPCSRLHLNRINRTTKGRENGGQEIEEEPKKKNPGAIEEDRISISSLNPCITKLQERIIRLQQISSIQLETKASSRIMENMNLKKTKKKQENDDGQPLTWRSKTMGESLEEISKEISWGLKHEMVKIGMALQNHIYKDLIDEMLTDIMPFSSVYSSFLIPFDSSIPPFEACRRRLRF; the protein is encoded by the exons ATGAAGAGACAGAACAGTCAGTTATCGTCAACTTCCCGCCGGGATCCTCCACCGGAAAGTCTTCGAGCTAAGAGCATCGGTTGCATGTCCGGCATTATTCATCTTCTCTCCAAGTACCAGAACCGTCACAAGAAATCCCTCACATTCG GAAAGAGTAAGCAGGAGAAGGATATTattgtgttttcttcttcttcacctaATTCCGATCAAACCTTAGTCTCGGCTGCCTGTGTATCTCCGGCTACTCCGCCGCCACAGAGACAACGAAGGTCACGAAATGAAAATAATAGAGAAGGAAAAGGAGCGGAGGTTGTTGATTTCAGCCGGAGAAGAATCTCCTGTGATTTACCGACGAGGAGTCCGACGCTTTCGGCAGAGATACGGCGATCGAGTTCCGTAAACTCGCCGACGATGATCGGAAAATCTCCAGCGCTGGTAGCGCGATTGATGGGACTGGAACCGGTGCCGGCGGAAGAAACGTCAAGCGAGAAGAGGAGGAAGCTTTTGGGAGCGTTGGAGAAATGCGATAATGACTTGAAAGCTCTAAAGGAGATTATCATGGCTTTTCGGTCACCGGAGAGTCATCCACCGTCGGCAACGATTGCCGGAAACTGCCTGAATCGAGACGAAGAAGTACGGACGATTTCAGGGCGGAAGTTTAGAGACTGTAACTGTGGCGTTGACGAgaagcagcagcagcagcagccaCCGCAGCCTTGCAGTCGATTGCATCTGAACAGAATCAACCGTACAACCAAAGGGCGTGAAAATG gTGGACAAGAAATAGAGGAAGAGCCAAAGAAGAAGAATCCAGGAGCAATTGAGGAGGACAGAATCTCCATATCTTCCTTAAACCCATGCATTACCAAATTACAGGAACGGATCATAAGGTTGCAGCAGATCAGTAGCATTCAATTAGAAACAAAGGCATCATCAAGAATAATGGAGAatatgaacttgaagaagacgaagaagaagCAGGAAAACGATGATGGTCAGCCATTAACATGGAGAAGCAAGACCATGGGAGAGAGCTTGGAAGAAATCTCAAAGGAAATCTCGTGGGGACTCAAACATGAAATGGTAAAAATAGGTATGGCTTTACAAAATCACATTTACAAAGATTTGATTGATGAGATGCTCACTGATATTATGCCTTTTTCTTCTGTTTATTCCTCCTTTCTCATCCCCTTTGATTCTTCTATCCCTCCATTTGAAGCATGTAGGAGAAGACTGCGTTTCTAG